From Posidoniimonas polymericola, a single genomic window includes:
- the hemQ gene encoding hydrogen peroxide-dependent heme synthase has translation MHHDQAAPEESLAPAGGGWHCSHLYYSFDRPALAVLDGAGRRAVADAVTAALDPSAGHAPLRMQTSIVSGHKADFGVMLMDPDPLKIDAVHQVLMSGPAGPVLTLGYSFVSVTEISEYVPSVEDYGKRVAAEGDEPGSPAYEAKVKAYAGRLEGMNRQRLTPELPPYQSCCFYPMNKKRKVGENWFTLPKKERNRLMGEHARSGMAFAGKVSQLITVGIGLDDWEWGVTLWGSNPEYLKDIVYQMRFDEASARYAEFGPFLVGYVCTPKQLIEHCRVVV, from the coding sequence ATGCACCACGACCAAGCTGCCCCCGAGGAATCGTTAGCACCCGCCGGCGGCGGATGGCACTGCAGCCACCTGTACTACTCGTTTGATCGCCCTGCATTGGCCGTGCTCGACGGGGCAGGGCGGCGGGCCGTGGCGGACGCGGTGACCGCGGCGCTCGACCCGTCTGCGGGGCACGCTCCGCTGCGGATGCAGACCTCGATCGTCAGCGGTCACAAGGCCGACTTCGGCGTGATGCTGATGGACCCGGACCCGCTGAAAATCGATGCGGTGCATCAGGTTTTGATGTCTGGACCTGCGGGTCCGGTTTTAACGCTCGGGTACTCGTTTGTCTCGGTGACAGAGATCAGCGAGTACGTGCCGAGCGTCGAGGACTACGGCAAGCGGGTGGCCGCCGAGGGCGACGAGCCCGGCTCGCCGGCCTACGAGGCCAAGGTAAAGGCGTACGCCGGTCGGCTGGAAGGCATGAACAGGCAACGACTTACGCCCGAACTACCCCCCTACCAGTCCTGCTGCTTCTACCCGATGAATAAGAAGCGTAAGGTCGGCGAGAACTGGTTCACCCTGCCCAAGAAAGAGCGGAATCGGCTGATGGGCGAGCACGCCCGCAGCGGGATGGCCTTCGCAGGGAAGGTGAGCCAGCTGATTACGGTGGGAATTGGTTTGGATGATTGGGAGTGGGGGGTTACACTGTGGGGGAGCAACCCAGAGTACCTGAAAGACATCGTTTACCAGATGCGTTTCGATGAGGCGAGCGCCCGCTACGCGGAGTTCGGCCCCTTTCTTGTTGGGTACGTTTGCACTCCTAAGCAACTTATTGAGCACTGTCGGGTAGTCGTCTAA
- a CDS encoding DEAD/DEAH box helicase has protein sequence MSVLQEVKPLFSSAVRQRGDAYAAAGQVNLVEQSDDCYQFEVEGSGGAIYDVFLEDLDSNELYLECSCPHFDDGHHCKHLWAALRTVERVRPTDDRRRPTRQGGLSLIGKAPSPAFGWQQALNQAEPHREAPLLGATADVERRVFYLLDVSRQDHTPEITLLQSQRLNDGGWGKVKPLQIDSGNVGGLDAPHDRDVLGLLLGSRVTTALTYSQYNYGARSPNAQLPTRVALAAPLFGAVLPALAATGRFAWLLSGTQDWEDAQTIAWDAGDPWRFRLRTKPFDRGRRWRLTGELVRGDQSRPLRDAVYCFSAGLLLMDNLLAPFRSPPDDRWLEALRANDELVVPKSERDSLLQELWRAGEPPELTGDDSLCLTRQTGEPRGRLVVHPPSDRQSYGRDPKLYASVSYVYEDNLASADSEVNAWPTPDGGRMIARDGQRESELFNRLLELGLAPRQADYFDQTPPGHLQMSPRQLTTVVETLVDEGWSVEAEGTLVRRGGGVSVSVKSGVDWFDLEGEVDFGGATATLPELLRAIRSGERYILLGDGTRGLLPQQWIDRYAPLGELGGRQEGESLRFQTGQALLLDSLLSGREADHSVEIDRKFAAWRKRLASFQGVTPAAAPRSFRGELRDYQREGLGWLRFLEKFGFGGCLADDMGLGKTIQVLALLADRRRRQPRDAERRPSLVVAPKSLVYNWKLEAERFAPKLAVADYTGIDRAERVGEFTDYDLVLTTYGTLRQDVELMAATPWDYAILDEAQAIKNAASQTAKASRVLNARCRLALSGTPVENHLGELWSIFEFLNPGLLGTSGALGELTKSSRDEEQQSRLAAIRRGIAPFLLRRTKEQVLPQLPKKSEQQLYCELPPAQRKQYNDLRNHYRASLEERIAKTGLAKSKVHVLEALLRLRQAACHPGLIDKRRRSKPSAKLNLLLEQLHEVLGEGHKALIFSQFTTMLDIVRDRLDKAGVVYEHLDGKTRDRQRRVERFQNDDACQAFLISLKAGGCGLNLTAAEYVFLLDPWWNPAVEAQAIDRAHRLGQEKPVFAYRLIARDTVEEKILRLQAGKRELAEAIISADSSLLRTLTSDDLQMLLG, from the coding sequence ATGTCAGTGCTGCAGGAAGTCAAGCCGCTCTTCTCTAGCGCGGTCCGCCAACGCGGCGACGCCTACGCCGCTGCAGGCCAAGTCAATCTCGTCGAACAGAGCGACGATTGCTACCAGTTCGAAGTCGAGGGGTCCGGAGGAGCGATCTACGATGTCTTCCTCGAAGACCTCGACTCCAACGAACTTTACCTGGAGTGCTCCTGCCCCCACTTTGACGACGGGCACCACTGCAAGCACTTGTGGGCGGCGCTGAGGACAGTGGAGCGGGTGAGGCCAACGGACGACCGCCGGAGGCCGACCCGCCAGGGCGGCTTGTCACTCATCGGGAAGGCGCCCTCGCCCGCCTTCGGTTGGCAGCAGGCGCTGAATCAAGCCGAACCCCATCGGGAGGCCCCGCTGCTGGGCGCCACGGCCGACGTCGAACGCCGGGTCTTTTACCTGTTGGACGTGTCGCGGCAGGACCATACGCCGGAGATCACGCTGCTGCAGAGCCAACGCCTGAACGACGGCGGCTGGGGGAAGGTCAAGCCCCTGCAGATCGACTCCGGCAACGTCGGCGGCTTAGACGCCCCGCACGACCGTGACGTCTTGGGACTGCTGCTGGGCAGCCGCGTAACGACCGCGCTGACCTACTCTCAGTACAACTACGGGGCTCGGTCTCCCAACGCGCAATTGCCGACCCGTGTGGCGCTCGCCGCCCCGCTCTTTGGCGCCGTGCTGCCGGCGCTAGCCGCCACGGGGCGGTTTGCCTGGCTCCTTTCCGGAACCCAGGACTGGGAGGACGCGCAGACCATCGCGTGGGACGCCGGGGACCCCTGGCGGTTTCGCCTGCGGACGAAGCCGTTTGACCGGGGTCGCAGGTGGCGCCTGACCGGCGAGCTGGTCCGCGGCGACCAGTCGCGCCCGCTGCGCGACGCGGTCTACTGTTTCTCTGCCGGCCTGCTGCTGATGGACAACCTGCTGGCTCCATTCCGGAGCCCCCCCGACGACCGGTGGCTAGAAGCCCTCCGGGCCAACGACGAATTGGTGGTCCCGAAGTCGGAACGCGACTCGCTGCTGCAAGAGTTGTGGCGCGCGGGCGAACCGCCGGAGCTGACTGGCGACGATTCGCTCTGCCTGACTCGCCAGACTGGCGAGCCGCGGGGCCGGCTGGTGGTGCACCCTCCAAGCGACCGACAGTCGTACGGCCGAGATCCCAAATTGTACGCGAGCGTGTCGTACGTGTACGAGGATAATTTGGCCTCGGCCGACAGCGAAGTCAACGCCTGGCCGACGCCGGACGGCGGACGCATGATTGCCCGGGACGGCCAACGCGAGTCGGAACTTTTCAACCGTCTGCTAGAGCTGGGGCTGGCCCCCAGGCAGGCCGACTACTTCGATCAGACGCCCCCCGGGCATCTGCAGATGTCGCCGCGCCAGCTGACCACGGTTGTTGAAACGCTCGTCGATGAGGGCTGGTCGGTAGAGGCCGAGGGGACGCTCGTCCGCCGCGGCGGCGGAGTCTCGGTAAGCGTGAAGTCGGGCGTGGACTGGTTCGACCTGGAGGGCGAGGTCGACTTCGGCGGCGCCACCGCCACCCTGCCCGAGCTGCTGCGGGCGATCCGTTCCGGCGAGCGGTACATCCTGCTCGGCGACGGCACCCGCGGGCTGCTGCCCCAACAGTGGATCGACCGGTACGCGCCGCTGGGGGAACTCGGCGGACGACAGGAGGGCGAGTCGCTGCGGTTCCAGACCGGTCAGGCGCTCCTGCTCGACTCGTTGCTGTCTGGTCGTGAAGCGGATCATTCGGTTGAGATCGATCGCAAGTTTGCCGCGTGGCGCAAGCGCCTCGCCTCGTTTCAGGGGGTCACGCCCGCCGCGGCGCCCCGCTCATTCCGGGGCGAGCTGCGGGACTACCAGCGCGAGGGGCTCGGCTGGCTGCGGTTCCTCGAGAAGTTCGGTTTCGGCGGGTGCCTAGCGGACGACATGGGGCTCGGCAAGACGATTCAGGTGCTGGCGTTGCTGGCCGACCGTCGCCGCCGCCAGCCGCGCGACGCCGAGCGGCGGCCGTCGCTGGTCGTGGCGCCTAAGAGCCTGGTCTACAACTGGAAACTCGAGGCCGAACGCTTCGCTCCGAAGCTGGCCGTCGCGGACTACACCGGAATCGACCGCGCGGAGCGAGTCGGCGAATTCACCGACTACGACCTCGTGCTGACCACCTACGGCACGCTTCGGCAGGACGTCGAACTCATGGCCGCGACCCCCTGGGACTACGCCATCCTGGACGAGGCCCAGGCCATCAAGAACGCGGCGTCGCAGACCGCCAAGGCGAGCCGCGTCCTCAACGCCCGCTGCCGCTTGGCCCTCTCCGGCACTCCGGTCGAGAACCACCTGGGCGAGCTCTGGTCGATCTTCGAGTTCCTGAACCCCGGCCTGCTCGGCACGAGCGGCGCACTCGGCGAGCTGACCAAGAGCAGCCGCGACGAGGAGCAGCAGTCGCGCCTGGCGGCGATCCGTCGGGGGATCGCCCCTTTCCTGCTGCGTCGCACCAAGGAACAAGTACTCCCCCAGCTGCCTAAGAAGTCAGAACAGCAGCTCTACTGCGAACTCCCCCCGGCGCAACGCAAGCAGTACAACGACCTGCGCAACCACTACCGAGCGTCACTCGAGGAGCGGATCGCCAAGACCGGCCTGGCCAAGTCGAAGGTGCACGTGCTCGAGGCCCTGCTGCGGCTCCGCCAGGCGGCGTGCCACCCGGGGCTGATCGACAAACGCCGCAGGTCGAAGCCTTCGGCGAAGCTCAACCTGCTGCTGGAGCAACTCCATGAGGTGCTGGGCGAGGGCCACAAGGCGCTCATCTTCTCGCAATTCACGACGATGCTCGACATCGTCCGCGACCGCCTCGACAAGGCCGGCGTCGTCTACGAGCACCTCGACGGCAAGACCCGCGACCGGCAGCGACGCGTCGAGCGGTTCCAGAACGATGACGCTTGCCAGGCGTTCCTGATCAGCCTAAAGGCGGGCGGCTGCGGCCTGAACCTGACCGCGGCCGAGTACGTCTTCCTGCTCGACCCGTGGTGGAACCCCGCGGTCGAGGCCCAGGCCATCGACCGCGCCCACCGGCTGGGGCAGGAGAAGCCGGTGTTTGCCTACCGGCTGATCGCCCGCGACACGGTCGAGGAAAAGATCCTCCGGCTGCAAGCGGGGAAACGTGAGCTCGCCGAGGCGATCATCTCGGCGGACAGCTCGCTGCTCCGCACCCTCACGTCGGACGACCTGCAGATGCTGCTGGGATAG
- a CDS encoding DUF3500 domain-containing protein, translating to MHQFLSNLLLLFLALSWVALTPDRTSAHEAAQHQVNEEMRDAAVEFLSTLPDEQRQAATFAFDGPQRTDWQFVPMERVGLPLRDMTLEQRRAARKLMRSVLSDQGYLKATTIMSLERVLRLIEADREDVENIRNPEKYWFAVYGEPDADRPWGWRVEGHHLSLNLTSDGQLVVSTAPLFLGANPHEVRVGPRLGLRALGGEEDRFRALMGLFSEEQRRQASIASEAPRDVATVPGAPIDLGKPAGLPYSQMTPAQQSGLTEVVTGVLQNLRPELAAQELAEIERAGYSEIYFAWAGGLGPDENHYFRVHGPTFVFEYDNAQGNHSHLVWHSTKNDFGLDKLQQHYEQHEHAHAE from the coding sequence ATGCACCAATTCCTCAGCAACCTGCTCCTCCTCTTCTTAGCACTCAGCTGGGTAGCGCTGACGCCTGATCGGACCAGCGCGCACGAAGCCGCTCAGCATCAGGTAAATGAGGAGATGCGGGACGCGGCAGTCGAATTCCTGAGCACGCTTCCCGACGAGCAGCGACAGGCGGCCACTTTCGCGTTCGACGGCCCGCAGCGCACCGACTGGCAGTTTGTCCCCATGGAACGCGTCGGCCTGCCGCTGCGTGACATGACGCTCGAGCAGCGCCGGGCAGCCCGCAAGCTGATGCGGTCGGTGCTGAGCGACCAGGGCTACCTGAAGGCGACCACCATCATGTCGCTCGAGCGGGTGCTGCGCCTGATCGAGGCCGACCGCGAGGACGTCGAGAACATCCGCAACCCAGAGAAGTACTGGTTCGCGGTCTACGGCGAGCCGGACGCCGACCGCCCGTGGGGCTGGCGGGTCGAGGGTCACCACCTGTCACTGAACCTCACGTCCGACGGGCAGCTGGTGGTTTCGACCGCGCCGCTGTTCCTCGGCGCCAACCCCCACGAGGTCCGCGTTGGCCCCCGGCTGGGACTCCGCGCCCTCGGCGGAGAGGAAGACCGTTTCCGAGCGCTGATGGGTTTGTTTTCTGAAGAGCAGCGGCGGCAGGCGTCGATCGCCAGCGAGGCTCCGCGCGACGTCGCGACCGTGCCGGGCGCGCCCATCGACCTAGGCAAGCCGGCGGGCCTGCCCTACTCGCAGATGACGCCCGCGCAGCAATCGGGGCTGACGGAGGTCGTCACCGGCGTGCTACAGAACCTGCGGCCGGAACTCGCAGCGCAGGAACTCGCCGAGATCGAGCGGGCGGGCTACAGCGAAATCTACTTCGCCTGGGCGGGCGGGCTCGGTCCCGATGAAAACCATTACTTCCGCGTGCACGGGCCGACGTTCGTCTTCGAGTACGACAACGCCCAGGGGAACCACTCGCACCTGGTGTGGCACTCGACGAAGAACGACTTCGGCCTCGACAAGCTGCAGCAGCACTACGAGCAGCACGAACACGCGCACGCGGAATAG
- a CDS encoding peroxidase family protein — protein sequence MKALTVAALLATQMLASASAVEYRTFDGSYNNLSSAATSQWGAAGSELLRMAPADYRGDAAFGSAVDSRGRLSGREISNLLVSQTTTVGNIRGMTSGVWQWGQFLDHDIDFTPGGGAEVTVMMSPADPYGMTMIPFSRSDHVHDAALDRQQINHITSYIDASNVYGSDATRASALREYSGGRLKSSGGGLLLPTNDMAGLGALDNDNQGPETTLFVAGDIRANEQLGLTSMHTLFMREHNRLADTLSATHAGDATWDDERIYQTARRIVGAEIQAITYNEFLPALLGSYAPAAADYAYDAGVNATIANEFSTSFFRVGHSMLPNEIKLSSDYGASAGSISLAEAFFTPSRIINSPDMVEDVMMGLMMQQSQEIDTQMVDSVRNFLFAPTGQMGLDLAALNIQRGRDHGLPDYNTLRQAYGLSAVTSFADITSDSNLQSILAQVYGGVDNIDPWVGALSEDHLSGASLGPLMTVALIEQFSRLRDGDRFFFAGDAFLQSNEVAAMVDFSNLSMMDLLDWNMAMSGMPANFFMIPEPASLWLALAALALPARRRVF from the coding sequence ATGAAAGCATTAACCGTAGCCGCCCTGCTTGCGACGCAGATGCTAGCGTCCGCGTCGGCGGTCGAGTACCGCACCTTTGACGGCAGCTACAACAACCTTTCGTCCGCCGCCACTTCCCAGTGGGGCGCGGCTGGTTCTGAACTGCTGCGGATGGCCCCGGCCGACTACCGCGGCGACGCGGCGTTCGGCTCGGCGGTCGACAGCCGCGGCCGGCTTTCGGGCCGTGAGATCAGCAACCTGCTGGTTTCGCAGACCACGACCGTCGGCAACATCCGCGGCATGACCAGCGGCGTCTGGCAGTGGGGGCAGTTCCTCGACCACGACATCGACTTCACGCCCGGCGGCGGGGCCGAGGTGACGGTGATGATGTCGCCCGCCGACCCGTACGGGATGACGATGATCCCGTTCAGCCGCTCCGACCATGTCCACGACGCCGCGCTCGACCGGCAGCAGATCAACCACATCACCAGCTACATCGACGCCTCGAATGTCTATGGCTCGGACGCCACGCGCGCCTCGGCGCTCCGGGAGTACTCCGGCGGCCGCTTGAAGAGCAGCGGTGGTGGTTTGCTGCTGCCCACCAACGACATGGCCGGTCTGGGCGCCCTAGACAACGACAACCAGGGACCGGAGACAACTCTGTTTGTCGCCGGCGACATCCGCGCCAACGAGCAGCTCGGCCTGACCTCGATGCACACGCTGTTCATGCGTGAGCACAACCGGCTGGCGGACACGCTGTCCGCGACCCACGCGGGAGACGCCACGTGGGACGACGAGCGGATCTACCAGACCGCCCGACGGATTGTTGGCGCCGAGATCCAGGCGATCACCTACAACGAGTTCCTGCCTGCCCTGCTGGGGTCGTACGCCCCGGCGGCCGCGGACTACGCGTACGACGCCGGCGTCAACGCGACGATCGCCAACGAGTTCTCGACCTCCTTTTTCCGCGTCGGCCACAGTATGCTGCCGAACGAGATCAAGCTGTCGAGCGATTACGGTGCGTCGGCCGGCTCGATCAGCCTTGCCGAGGCCTTCTTTACGCCCAGCAGGATCATAAACAGCCCCGACATGGTCGAGGACGTCATGATGGGCCTGATGATGCAGCAGTCGCAGGAGATCGACACCCAGATGGTGGACAGCGTGCGGAACTTCCTGTTCGCCCCGACCGGCCAGATGGGGCTCGACCTGGCGGCGCTGAATATCCAACGCGGCCGCGACCACGGCCTGCCAGACTACAACACGCTCCGCCAAGCCTACGGGCTATCGGCGGTGACCTCGTTTGCGGACATCACCTCGGACTCCAACCTGCAGTCGATCCTGGCCCAGGTCTACGGCGGGGTCGACAACATCGACCCGTGGGTCGGCGCGCTGTCGGAGGACCACCTCAGCGGCGCCAGCCTCGGCCCGCTGATGACGGTCGCGCTGATTGAGCAGTTTAGCCGTCTGCGGGACGGCGACCGGTTCTTCTTCGCCGGCGACGCGTTCCTGCAGTCGAACGAGGTTGCCGCGATGGTCGACTTCTCCAACCTGTCCATGATGGACCTGCTCGACTGGAACATGGCGATGAGCGGCATGCCCGCCAACTTCTTCATGATCCCGGAGCCGGCGTCGCTGTGGTTGGCGCTGGCTGCCCTCGCCCTGCCGGCCAGGCGCCGGGTTTTCTGA